The Synchiropus splendidus isolate RoL2022-P1 chromosome 5, RoL_Sspl_1.0, whole genome shotgun sequence DNA window tctgaaaatgaggtttcatgaagcctcatcaacccatcactactttctaGTAAACTACTGGCGTATGGTCTAGAGCTTTTTTGTTATACTCAAGTATACTTAATAAAATTAAGATTAAGTGAAGGTAGTGGAAGATACACATGCCGTTATTTTACTTCAAAAGCAGCAGTCTAAAAAGCAGATGATTTACAGCAGCACATATCACTCCAGCTCAGTTCCAGACCCTCTGACAGACCCATGAACAATAAATAGACTAAACTAAATTTTTAACCGGCCCAGTAATCCCTGTGCCCCAGGATGGGCTTTACATTAAAAGTGCAGGAGATGTGTAAAGAAATAACAAGCTGAAGGAACCACTTCCACTTCAGAAGCGGAGAGACAGACGCAGCTCCTATTTTCGTGGAATTCTCTGTTTGGCCACTTTACTGCTCGCCTCTCCCCTGTTTGAGCTGCAGATCTCGTACCCTCACCATCTTACCTTCACACTTCAGCGGCGCCACCATCAATAGATTCTGTTTGATTGCAAATTCATATTTCCATTTAAATGCTGATGGGCTTGAGgatcagtgtaaattggaaaagCAAACCTATTCTGTTTTCCCCTTGTCCTGTTGTGATGATGTGTTTATGTAGGAGGCATAGATGTTTGCTGCAAAGATTTTCATGAATTTTAAGAGGATCTGAAATTGCAGTGACCAGCATTAAAGTGGATGACATTATGTGAGATGTCAGAGTTAAGCACTGACAGCCTCTAATcgccaaaaaaaaagagtattacACAGAGGAAATTAACTAATTCAATATGGCAGCGAGCAACACGACAAATATTGGGGCTCATTGGAGACCCCTGGTTCGTATGCAATAAGCAGCGTGCGCAGGGGGGACTCAGATGATTTACTTTGCCTGGCAGAGGACAGTCACCTGTCTTATTGGTCCTTTCCTTTGTGTACTTTAATTATTTTGTGAAGTGAGTTCCGTACATGCATGCGAAGAAAAAAATCGTCAACACGGATGGCCGAGCTCCACAGGCTTTGCGTGTGTTAATGTAAAGAAGACTGGGCTAAACACAGAAAAAGAGGTGCAGCTTGTTGGTAGTGATGCactggcgaggcttcatgaaacagtgccctcattttcaaaggcaACTAGATGGCATTGcttcgtgaagcttcatgaatcaATCCCTTATAACAGGGTGTGTTTCGCCTCCctcaaggcccatttatgcgTTACATCTGGATCTGGatacgtttccacaaagcctaCGGAtagagaccaaacagagcagtaacACCAGAAACCgtggtggcagtgttgctgATACTACCCAATACAAGTAGCACTAAtgaaacaggaagaagacataacaaagtCGGAAattctttttagttttttttagattttagtGACAGACAGATTGACttcaataaatgatgatgatgttttcattgccatgatcctgcagctgcgcagctgtctgcatgaggagaacacgATTTTTATCAAGTTATTGAAGATTACCAGACGATTGACTGATCATTTTTGATAAATCAAGACGTCCATAtgacgcagcttgtttccactattttcttgtaaaataaacataataacacTCTTTGACTTTTGGCTCTggaacgccacattctgttacagccatgGCGGAggccgtcatcagttcatatctgagttGGCAATGACTCGTAGTGTTAAGAAATGATAGAGAAAAAAagtggtcaagccgatggtcGTAAATAGGTTTTGGGATCGTGACCCTGGTGTCACCAGACTGATGATGACTTGAGACTACGTAGAGAATACGACACATGTCCACATCAAAATGGTGGTAAGTTATATTAAatctgagcgtctcgcggcccacgCGCCCCacgtgtgaaacaaaaaaccttttagtggccctctagggggcgtttgcagcccaaccatgggccagGGTCTTGTGGTTAAGAGCCATGATGTAAGGGATCGAAATGGCGTAGTGGggagaagagttcttacaatggATAAACTTCCATGTCTGACACGGCTCTCGGTCatgcatttgttgttttttttttgtttgtttcgtcATAATCGCAGTGTTTCACAAGTCACTGGTCATCGGTTCATTTTCTACAAGCAGTCTCTTCTACTTCACTTTTTTAGCAATATACCTGGTTTTCATTCAGGAGATCTTGCTATCTGCGACCGCCTCGTCTGGTGCCTTTTCGTGCCTTGGCAACCCAAGTTAAATATCTCTTTTGAAATCTGTCGGAAAAGTGTCAAAACTCAGCAGCTTTTAAACCTGAAGAGTTTTATCGGCTCCAGCAGAAGCAAGAAAGTCGTGATGAACCTTGACTTTGTTTGCTTCACTAAGCCAGAGAACAACCCTGAATCACACCTGGACGCCGGCCCTCGGTTGAAAATCTTTTCGTCCAGCAGCTGAGGATCCAAGGACCCATTTTCTTTACTCAATATAAATGACAATGATTTCATAGAATAGTTttctttgatttgttttttggaaCTGACAGaatggaaatatttttaatagctAATTGAGAACTAGATTCCATGTAAGACGAGTGGCACTTTTTTTATTAGGTGAAAGAGAAAAGTTAGGGTTCAACCGGCAGTTGCAGTGATTTTGGGAATGGCaatagaaatgacaaaaaacaaaggGATTTCTGATGTAAATATGCCCGATTGATGCTAATTTGAAAACACAATAATTTATGTttggtgactttttttctgaacacATCTGACTGCATTCATCAAGAGGCGGAGCTAAATGGTTGCCAATGGTCCACTGGCCCCCCGCTGGTGTGGCGGTTCTAGAAACGCGAACAGGGTAACCCCCAGGTCAACATTGTTTGTTAAGCAGCATGtgctatataaaaaaaataaataaaaaaaaagattgtagGAGTGCTTTTCTGTTCATCATCTGCTGTCACGGTCCTCCCTGGCATGCTTTTAATTTggtcagctacttcctgctcctggttATGTTTTGTCCTCCTTGACAGCGCGGGCGCGATTGGCAGCTGCAACTAATCCTGATGATTGAACCTCCACCTCTTTAGGAGCAGCTGGAGGTAGATGCAGCGCCAGATTGCAAATTTCCCTATATTGTTGTATGGTTTTCACTCCCTTTCTGGCCGCTTTggatttttcaaatttatgttcttttgttttctagTCCTCCGTTTCTCATGCCTGACCTATtgtgttttttactttttacacgACTCCCTGGATACTGGTCACTGTGTTTGCTCCTTTGgttatttgttttggacttgggttacgtcccatttgtgttggctatGCTGTTTTTGTAATAAACCTTGTTTGTGTAATTTTCGTGTCTGCCTCTTACTTCGTGCTCTTGGGTGTCCCTCATTGTCTGAGTCTTCACATCTGCACAGCACTAGTGCTGCCCGCAGCACTAAGGCACTAAGCCAGCAGGTATGTGTATCACCTTTATTGGGACTGGAATATGGGGCACGGGCGATGAGGATGTGCTGAACCTAGGGCCAGTTCACCTCTGAGTCGACGGGGGGTGGGGGATCCTTTGCACAGCGCAAAATGACAACACTCTTCCAGTTAAAGCCAGACCTTAACTGTCGATCAAATAGCACATTTCATCCATGTTTTATTGgataatgatgaataaaaaaccTACAAATTCCATTTTTgcctttcatatttttttccttgtttctggTGAAAGATtatgccattttgaaatgtagtTTATTAGTTCAATAGTTTTCAGCTGTTATTTTTTGTATTCTTATGCCTCCCATTCtatttttgcatttcttctACTTTTGTTTAAGTTACTCTGTTTAGttagtatgtttttgtttttttcccgaCAAAACATTTCTGGCTCCGCCTCTTACTTCATCACAGGtctttttgaaataaatgaagaccACTCTCTCCTTTTAATGCTTAGAAAAATATGGATGTTTATTAGACCCTTCTTTAACAAACATTATAATCCATTTCATGAAGCTCAATTCCTCTGATGTTAATGGAACACAGTCTACATCCAAGTATGAACAGTGGTACATCTGCTAttaacaaaacattcattcactcctcctcccccacGGTTTGCAAAGACGCACAGTATAGTAATAATTGATCCTGTCAAATACTTGGTTAAGTGGGTTTCTATTCTGAACTCACAAAACAGTGATCATTTatagctgattttttttttttctattgaaaaCATACTAATAGAAAGTCGGTCCCGTTCAGTTCGGACTTTCCCATGTTAGTGCTTCTAAATTAGCTTATTTACAATCGTCTACTTgaagcaataaataaaaattctgcCATTGCTTTGATAACAAAACAAGCTAGCCATCACAATTCAGAAACTTAAAAAAGAacatacatatagatatatatagttTTTCATTGATTGTGCTTTATAACCCACAAAACCGATTGTTTTTCGGAAATGGACCGTTTGACAGAGGCACCAGTCGCGAGTGCTAACATCCATTTCAGTTTCTCTCAATGAGATTCTACAGAGCTGTGAGTTGGGCAGAGCATGTCGCTTTGAATCCATGTATCTATATATTTATAAGTTCTGGTTCGTCACCTGTAGCGGCACCACAGGAGGTATTTAGTTCAACCATGCAAAGCCCTTTGAGAGTCGTCAGTAAAGGTCACAGAGTTGAGTTATTGGACAAAGGGCGTATAGAAAGGTTTTGAAAACACACAGTtgctgtttcatttttaaaatgcacagaaaacaattcaaacaattAAGAAGGTGGAAATAATAGTTGACCAAAAAGCTTGAAAATACTACATGTCCCCCTTCCATGATGCTCTGTATGTATTGTACAGTGTCGCTTGTTGTCCCGGTCTCTTACAGTAAGCTAATGGATGATCTTGGTCCTGGAAAGGTGGATTTTGCAGGAACCTCAGTCAAAGAAAGTGAATTCCCAACCTGTTTGCTTTAATAGAAGGCCAGTGTGTCGTTCACCACCCGAGCCCGGCACTAACCATCTCTCTGTGAGGCTCTGGTGGACCCACGCTGATACTACACAGTAACCTCAGTCTTGCTCCCTGTGCGGTAGTGTTGTGGTTGCTGTGGCTGCTGGTGGTGCTGTGGGACATAGTGGAGCTGCTCCACAGTGTGAGTCCGTCTAGAGGCAAATGCTTGCCTTTTAGAAGTAGTCTGGTTCAATGCTAGCGTGTTGGAGTGCGGTGTGCTCCCGCTGGCCTGTGCgccaccgcctcctccaccgCCACTGTTGTTTGAAGCAGTGGGGTGAGAGTGCATTTTGGTCATCTTGTAGCGATCCATAAGGGGCGTGGTTGGGATAAACACATCTGTGTGGGAGATGGCTCGGGACATTGACTTGTCGCTGCCGTAAAACCCACCAGAGATGCTGCTGACCATGCCGCgcttcagtgacatcatcagtttGTCAGGCGAGAGCAGTGGATCTTGGGACAGAAGGCGGTCTTGTGAGTACAGGCGTTCTTGTGAATAGAGGCGGTCTTGAGAGTAGTGGCGGTCCTTAGGATAGAGGTGATCTTGGGACAGTAATCTGTCCTTAGAGTACACTCGGTCTTTGGAGTACAGACGGTCTTGCGAGGTGTAGCGGTCCTGCGGAAGGAGGCGTTCCTGCGATCGAAGGCGTTCGGCTGACAGGAGCTGTTCATCCGAGAGAATCCGGCCCCCGTACGGGGACACGCCGTTGGATGACATGTTGTAATCAGGCTGTGGGGTCCTATGAGGGGACAAGACACGGTCTTGCGACATAGCCCTCTGAACTCGACGGGGCCTCTGCCTTTGTTGGGATGGCTGCTGGGAGGACTGTGACTGAGAAGGCGCCTGGGAGATGGTGGACTGTGGCGGCTGGCTCTGATGCGGCTGCTGCGGTTCCCTATgctgaaaaacaaaggaaaagaaTATATTATTGAACCACCATTTTCTTACTTATAAAATTCTTACAAAACATGCCATGACTTCGATACCCTGCTTGGTGCGTCAGTAATTCTGTGTTATATGGTCTTCAAAGGTCTTAGAAACGTCTGATATAATGTGCTTTGGGTGGTTTACCTAATGTAAACCCAAGAAGAACATTGTTTAGCGTCTTAGCATTTTGCTAGCTACATCACGTAAACAAAGGAACATACGCTTTGTACCGCAACATAGTAGGACTAAttgagcttcatgaagcagagccctcattttcagagctccgtAGGTGGTGCTCTTAGTTTAAAAAGGGTGTGGGGTTTCCTTGAACTAGTTCATCATAGCCAATGACTATAGAACAGAGTGTCACCACCAAGTCAATCCGACCAAATCGCTTTACCAGTAAAATACAACAGAGTTGTGTATTTTCAGCTCACTGCTGTCATATAGTTCAAGGTGAAGTCAAGTCCATGCAGACAAAGCTTTGAATCACATTCTACTCTGAAGCGTCAACATGACAACAGAGCCGATACGCCGACACCGACAGACAGAAGTCAGTATTCTGTGTTGCATTAGGTTATCATTTGTATAAAGTTCCCCCTCTTGCAGCATTTTCTGACGCCGTGGGCAGTGCCCTCATCGGACCACCCAAACGTAAAAACAGGATATGGTGGTCGTACAACAGTCGTGGGCAATCAAAGGGGTTCAGGTTCAGCTTTCCTTTCCAACCAGCAGGACAAGCTGTGACAACCAACTGATGACAGTGTTCAGCAACCTCATATCTGAAGCTGTGAGCTgcatgggttggaacaaaaaccagcGCCACCTCGCCTCTTTGAGGAACGGCTTGAACACGCCTGGGACACCACTCCAATAGTTCCACTCTTGAAATACAAGAAGATTGAGTCAAGCCCTTGACATGGAAGGTGATTCATATAGTATATAAAGTGCCATTGGAAGTGTGGTAATGTTGAAAGCTTAGGACCCCCATGGTTCCTCATTCTAactccactgtttcatgaagcgtcatcagcCAATCACTTCCAATGGACTGTGACATGATCGTCGATAGTGTCTTAAGAGTGGGAATGTATTGATCACAACCACaaatagattagattacatgagAGAAGATATTGACTTATGGAGGCTTTCCACACACAAGTTTGAGACTGTACTCACTTGGTCCTGgctcattttcagaacatgtaagGGAAGAGTGCCTCTTGCAGCGAGGTCTGGCAGGTGGCGCTTGCGAGTGTAGTAATCGTCAACTTCTTTATCTGCTGcaaaggagagaagaaagaacACAAACAATTTGTGAAATGGCGAGAGTCAAACTTTTAATTGGCAGCACAAGAGTGCAGAGGACTCGTTTCACATCCCCGTGGTGACCATCGCGACATGCCAGGCACGACAACTCTCTTCATCTGGAATTCAAGAGGAAGCTGTGAGGGAAATCTTTTGAAAAGTTTGTGAGAGAATCGGTCATGATTGTCATGTGAGAAGGATGGAAGCATCTCAAATTGGCATGCTGGAAAGTTGGCTTGGTTATTGTGACATTTGACACCATGGTTTGAAGTCGACCTGACGTATGGTTGAACCCTTCAACAGACAATAAATACATGCATATAGACGCACAAGGAAGACAGGAGTAGAGTTTCGTCAACAGACAATCAAGAAACATCATGCTAGTGATACTGTAGCATGCTTGACATATTCTCACTTCCAATTTGGCCAAAAATAAAGTATTGGACTGGAGGAAATTATTTCACAAAGTTACAGATAATTCTATTGTGTGCTAACGTCACAGCGAAAATGGGCTGCAGTTCTGGAGACAATCCAAGTCAGGTCAAAAGGTGAGGTTGCGGGTGTCCAACCGGTCCTCAAGGGCC harbors:
- the LOC128758466 gene encoding protein shisa-6 isoform X5, whose protein sequence is MWIANLLLLLVYLDPLSVLGAAPKKPKQPTKKPARTTPVPTVVPQKTPAPAPVSTHDTCLGYYDVSGQYDKMFECNNTDHRYCCGTCYLRFCCEYKKDRLDQKACKNYQTPVWVQTATPSPIPTGEPFESYMDQTNTAVYITCGIIAFIIVLGVSVKVAYDKATEPPQEMNIHRALADILRQQGPIPISQYDCENFAAMNGSPKDNTPVRTSSKNHYTPVHSSKSNHGLHYGKESVRSSGGADLHNFISSGFVTLGRGHQKAHRSLRRESNRISGILTSQTEPYDLSFSRSFQSLSHLPPSYEAAVKADLNRFSSLKKLTDKEVDDYYTRKRHLPDLAARGTLPLHVLKMSQDQHREPQQPHQSQPPQSTISQAPSQSQSSQQPSQQRQRPRRVQRAMSQDRVLSPHRTPQPDYNMSSNGVSPYGGRILSDEQLLSAERLRSQERLLPQDRYTSQDRLYSKDRVYSKDRLLSQDHLYPKDRHYSQDRLYSQERLYSQDRLLSQDPLLSPDKLMMSLKRGMVSSISGGFYGSDKSMSRAISHTDVFIPTTPLMDRYKMTKMHSHPTASNNSGGGGGGGAQASGSTPHSNTLALNQTTSKRQAFASRRTHTVEQLHYVPQHHQQPQQPQHYRTGSKTEVTV
- the LOC128758466 gene encoding protein shisa-6 isoform X10 → MWIANLLLLLVYLDPLSVLGAAPKKPKQPTKKPARTTPVPTVVPQKTPAPAPVSTHDTCLGYYDVSGQYDKMFECNNTDHRYCCGTCYLRFCCEYKKDRLDQKACKNYQTPVWVQTATPSPIPTGEPFESYMDQTNTAVYITCGIIAFIIVLGVSVKVAYDKATEPPQEMNIHRALADILRQQGPIPISQYDCENFAAMNGSPKDNTPVRTSSKNHYTPVHSSKSNHGLHYGKESVRSSGGADLHNFISSGFVTLGRGHQKADKEVDDYYTRKRHLPDLAARGTLPLHVLKMSQDQHREPQQPHQSQPPQSTISQAPSQSQSSQQPSQQRQRPRRVQRAMSQDRVLSPHRTPQPDYNMSSNGVSPYGGRILSDEQLLSAERLRSQERLLPQDRYTSQDRLYSKDRVYSKDRLLSQDHLYPKDRHYSQDRLYSQERLYSQDRLLSQDPLLSPDKLMMSLKRGMVSSISGGFYGSDKSMSRAISHTDVFIPTTPLMDRYKMTKMHSHPTASNNSGGGGGGGAQASGSTPHSNTLALNQTTSKRQAFASRRTHTVEQLHYVPQHHQQPQQPQHYRTGSKTEVTV
- the LOC128758466 gene encoding protein shisa-6 isoform X11; this encodes MWIANLLLLLVYLDPLSVLGAAPKKPKQPTKKPARTTPVPTVVPQKTPAPAPVSTHDTCLGYYDVSGQYDKMFECNNTDHRYCCGTCYLRFCCEYKKDRLDQKACKNYQTPVWVQTATPSPIPTGEPFESYMDQTNTAVYITCGIIAFIIVLGVSVKVAYDKATEPPQEMNIHRALADILRQQGPIPISQYDCENFAAMNGSPKDNTPVRTSSKNHYTPVHSSKSNHGLHYGKESVRSSGGADLHNFISSGFVTLGRGHQKDKEVDDYYTRKRHLPDLAARGTLPLHVLKMSQDQHREPQQPHQSQPPQSTISQAPSQSQSSQQPSQQRQRPRRVQRAMSQDRVLSPHRTPQPDYNMSSNGVSPYGGRILSDEQLLSAERLRSQERLLPQDRYTSQDRLYSKDRVYSKDRLLSQDHLYPKDRHYSQDRLYSQERLYSQDRLLSQDPLLSPDKLMMSLKRGMVSSISGGFYGSDKSMSRAISHTDVFIPTTPLMDRYKMTKMHSHPTASNNSGGGGGGGAQASGSTPHSNTLALNQTTSKRQAFASRRTHTVEQLHYVPQHHQQPQQPQHYRTGSKTEVTV
- the LOC128758466 gene encoding protein shisa-6 isoform X6, which translates into the protein MWIANLLLLLVYLDPLSVLGAAPKKPKQPTKKPARTTPVPTVVPQKTPAPAPVSTHDTCLGYYDVSGQYDKMFECNNTDHRYCCGTCYLRFCCEYKKDRLDQKACKNYQTPVWVQTATPSPIPTGEPFESYMDQTNTAVYITCGIIAFIIVLGVSVKVAYDKATEPPQEMNIHRALADILRQQGPIPISQYDCENFAAMNGSPKDNTPVRTSSKNHYTPVHSSKSNHGLHYGKESVRSSGGADLHNFISSGFVTLGRGHQKESNRISGILTSQTEPYDLSFSRSFQSLSHLPPSYEAAVKADLNRFSSLKKLTDKEVDDYYTRKRHLPDLAARGTLPLHVLKMSQDQHREPQQPHQSQPPQSTISQAPSQSQSSQQPSQQRQRPRRVQRAMSQDRVLSPHRTPQPDYNMSSNGVSPYGGRILSDEQLLSAERLRSQERLLPQDRYTSQDRLYSKDRVYSKDRLLSQDHLYPKDRHYSQDRLYSQERLYSQDRLLSQDPLLSPDKLMMSLKRGMVSSISGGFYGSDKSMSRAISHTDVFIPTTPLMDRYKMTKMHSHPTASNNSGGGGGGGAQASGSTPHSNTLALNQTTSKRQAFASRRTHTVEQLHYVPQHHQQPQQPQHYRTGSKTEVTV
- the LOC128758466 gene encoding protein shisa-6 isoform X9, translating into MWIANLLLLLVYLDPLSVLGAAPKKPKQPTKKPARTTPVPTVVPQKTPAPAPVSTHDTCLGYYDVSGQYDKMFECNNTDHRYCCGTCYLRFCCEYKKDRLDQKACKNYQTPVWVQTATPSPIPTGEPFESYMDQTNTAVYITCGIIAFIIVLGVSVKVAYDKATEPPQEMNIHRALADILRQQGPIPISQYDCENFAAMNGSPKDNTPVRTSSKNHYTPVHSSKSNHGLHYGKESVRSSGGADLHNFISSGFVTLGRGHQKGEKHWPSRSQSHHADKEVDDYYTRKRHLPDLAARGTLPLHVLKMSQDQHREPQQPHQSQPPQSTISQAPSQSQSSQQPSQQRQRPRRVQRAMSQDRVLSPHRTPQPDYNMSSNGVSPYGGRILSDEQLLSAERLRSQERLLPQDRYTSQDRLYSKDRVYSKDRLLSQDHLYPKDRHYSQDRLYSQERLYSQDRLLSQDPLLSPDKLMMSLKRGMVSSISGGFYGSDKSMSRAISHTDVFIPTTPLMDRYKMTKMHSHPTASNNSGGGGGGGAQASGSTPHSNTLALNQTTSKRQAFASRRTHTVEQLHYVPQHHQQPQQPQHYRTGSKTEVTV
- the LOC128758466 gene encoding protein shisa-6 isoform X7: MWIANLLLLLVYLDPLSVLGAAPKKPKQPTKKPARTTPVPTVVPQKTPAPAPVSTHDTCLGYYDVSGQYDKMFECNNTDHRYCCGTCYLRFCCEYKKDRLDQKACKNYQTPVWVQTATPSPIPTGEPFESYMDQTNTAVYITCGIIAFIIVLGVSVKVAYDKATEPPQEMNIHRALADILRQQGPIPISQYDCENFAAMNGSPKDNTPVRTSSKNHYTPVHSSKSNHGLHYGKESVRSSGGADLHNFISSGFVTLGRGHQKGEKHWPSRSQSHHGTHQHNYNHVALGSPTRTPKNADKEVDDYYTRKRHLPDLAARGTLPLHVLKMSQDQHREPQQPHQSQPPQSTISQAPSQSQSSQQPSQQRQRPRRVQRAMSQDRVLSPHRTPQPDYNMSSNGVSPYGGRILSDEQLLSAERLRSQERLLPQDRYTSQDRLYSKDRVYSKDRLLSQDHLYPKDRHYSQDRLYSQERLYSQDRLLSQDPLLSPDKLMMSLKRGMVSSISGGFYGSDKSMSRAISHTDVFIPTTPLMDRYKMTKMHSHPTASNNSGGGGGGGAQASGSTPHSNTLALNQTTSKRQAFASRRTHTVEQLHYVPQHHQQPQQPQHYRTGSKTEVTV
- the LOC128758466 gene encoding protein shisa-6 isoform X8, giving the protein MWIANLLLLLVYLDPLSVLGAAPKKPKQPTKKPARTTPVPTVVPQKTPAPAPVSTHDTCLGYYDVSGQYDKMFECNNTDHRYCCGTCYLRFCCEYKKDRLDQKACKNYQTPVWVQTATPSPIPTGEPFESYMDQTNTAVYITCGIIAFIIVLGVSVKVAYDKATEPPQEMNIHRALADILRQQGPIPISQYDCENFAAMNGSPKDNTPVRTSSKNHYTPVHSSKSNHGLHYGKESVRSSGGADLHNFISSGFVTLGRGHQKGTHQHNYNHVALGSPTRTPKNADKEVDDYYTRKRHLPDLAARGTLPLHVLKMSQDQHREPQQPHQSQPPQSTISQAPSQSQSSQQPSQQRQRPRRVQRAMSQDRVLSPHRTPQPDYNMSSNGVSPYGGRILSDEQLLSAERLRSQERLLPQDRYTSQDRLYSKDRVYSKDRLLSQDHLYPKDRHYSQDRLYSQERLYSQDRLLSQDPLLSPDKLMMSLKRGMVSSISGGFYGSDKSMSRAISHTDVFIPTTPLMDRYKMTKMHSHPTASNNSGGGGGGGAQASGSTPHSNTLALNQTTSKRQAFASRRTHTVEQLHYVPQHHQQPQQPQHYRTGSKTEVTV